A region from the Pseudonocardia petroleophila genome encodes:
- a CDS encoding helix-turn-helix domain-containing protein, translating to MTAESDWVQLLAGQAPLDALEAHRRALVAAGTPPERADAQARAALEVAALLAERRQRAVELAALNDVAERLAVVLDPEDLLREVVAQARRLLGVDLTYLALVEGDDRAMRIVVADGARSPRLVGVRLPSGGGLIGRVVDSGEAMWTRDYRTETRIEHAETADRAADAEGLRGLLGVPLAVRGRVLGALLAAKRRERVFDDDEVRLLQGLAAHAAVAIDNARSRQRLAESEAALQRTLALDAELTAAVLEGGDLDSLLERVRAMTPTPLQWLDPDDARRPREGAARPVVAAGDLLGALAVDDPDPDPDVVLLMERAAPVLALTLTGRRAAERADRLGRDIATVDLLTRAEPDPAAERRRLRGAGLDPRREHLVLVADGDPEAARRWAAGLPGAVAALRGRMVMVLPDGVDLHETWTRPGAPTAGLAGPVPASELRRAYADAGRTARALTALGRDGELARAGDLGVFAVLLSHSGRRDLAEQVRRELGRVLAEEQVRQVPLVDTLRTYLEHGRRPTPSAAALGIHVNTLYQRLATIDRLLGDGWQKRALDLHVLLVLHAASGRLDG from the coding sequence ATGACGGCGGAGTCCGACTGGGTGCAGCTGCTGGCGGGGCAGGCGCCGCTCGACGCCCTGGAGGCCCACCGGCGCGCGCTCGTCGCCGCGGGGACGCCCCCCGAGCGGGCCGACGCACAGGCCCGCGCGGCGCTGGAGGTGGCCGCTCTGCTCGCCGAGCGCCGCCAGCGGGCGGTCGAGCTCGCGGCGCTCAACGACGTGGCGGAGCGCCTCGCCGTGGTGCTCGACCCGGAGGACCTCCTGCGGGAGGTCGTGGCGCAGGCGCGGCGGCTGCTCGGCGTCGACCTCACCTACCTCGCCCTGGTCGAGGGCGACGACCGGGCGATGCGGATCGTGGTGGCCGACGGCGCCCGCAGCCCGCGGCTGGTGGGGGTGCGCCTGCCCTCGGGCGGCGGCCTGATCGGGCGGGTGGTCGACTCGGGCGAGGCGATGTGGACGCGCGACTACCGCACCGAGACCCGCATCGAGCACGCGGAGACGGCCGACCGGGCCGCGGACGCCGAGGGGCTGCGCGGCCTGCTCGGCGTCCCGCTGGCCGTCCGCGGCCGGGTGCTGGGCGCGCTGCTGGCGGCGAAGCGCCGGGAGCGGGTGTTCGACGACGACGAGGTGCGGCTGCTGCAGGGCCTGGCCGCGCACGCCGCCGTCGCGATCGACAACGCGCGGTCGCGTCAGCGGCTGGCCGAGTCGGAGGCGGCGCTGCAGCGCACCCTGGCGCTGGACGCCGAGCTCACCGCGGCCGTCCTCGAGGGCGGCGACCTCGACTCGCTGCTGGAGCGGGTGCGGGCGATGACGCCGACCCCGCTGCAGTGGCTCGACCCGGACGACGCGCGGCGTCCGCGCGAGGGCGCCGCGCGTCCCGTCGTGGCCGCGGGCGACCTGCTCGGGGCCCTCGCCGTCGACGACCCCGACCCGGACCCCGACGTCGTGCTCCTGATGGAGCGGGCGGCGCCGGTGCTGGCGCTCACCCTGACCGGTCGCCGGGCCGCGGAGCGCGCCGACCGCCTCGGGCGCGACATCGCGACCGTCGACCTGCTCACCCGGGCCGAACCGGATCCCGCGGCCGAGCGGCGCAGGCTGCGCGGCGCCGGCCTCGACCCGCGCCGCGAGCACCTGGTGCTGGTGGCCGACGGCGATCCCGAGGCGGCGCGCCGGTGGGCGGCCGGGCTACCGGGCGCCGTCGCCGCGCTGCGGGGCCGGATGGTGATGGTGCTGCCGGACGGGGTGGATCTCCACGAGACCTGGACCCGTCCGGGAGCGCCGACGGCCGGGCTGGCCGGGCCGGTGCCCGCCTCCGAGCTGCGCCGGGCCTACGCCGACGCCGGGCGCACCGCGAGGGCGCTCACCGCGCTGGGTCGCGACGGCGAGCTGGCCCGCGCGGGCGACCTCGGCGTGTTCGCCGTGCTGCTCAGCCACAGCGGGCGCCGGGACCTCGCCGAGCAGGTGCGGCGCGAGCTCGGCCGGGTGCTCGCGGAGGAGCAGGTGCGGCAGGTGCCGCTGGTCGACACGCTGCGCACCTACCTCGAGCACGGGCGGCGCCCGACCCCGTCGGCCGCCGCGCTCGGCATCCACGTCAACACGCTCTACCAGCGGCTCGCGACGATCGACCGCCTGCTGGGGGACGGCTGGCAGAAGCGGGCCCTCGACCTGCACGTGCTGCTCGTCCTGCACGCGGCGTCGGGCCGGCTCGACGGCTGA
- a CDS encoding alanine/ornithine racemase family PLP-dependent enzyme, with translation MTAPRIGVDLDKIEQNTRVLVDRLAPVGIRVTGVTKAVLGSPGVAAAMLRGGAGGLGDSRVPNLDRLAGLGAVRTLIRSPMLSQVGRVVVVADVSLNTEAVVLAALDRAASLRGRTHGVILMIELGDLREGIAVDDAPAAVRAVLGHPSLRLVELGGNLACQNGIVPDDRNMGVLSRLVDAAEARHGIPLGTVSGGNSANIGWALTSDDVGRVDDLRLGEAVLLGVDPLHRTPIPGLHTDAFTLTAEVIEVAVKPARPWGDRAQAAFGEAPVRTGRGTVRQAVLALGHQDVALDGLRPPAGVTVLGMSSDHLVVDLGDHAVSVGDEMDFGVAYGALLRATTSPFVTTVEHRASPVGSTAPRP, from the coding sequence GTGACCGCTCCCCGGATCGGGGTGGATCTGGACAAGATCGAGCAGAACACGCGGGTGCTGGTCGACCGGCTCGCCCCGGTGGGCATCCGGGTCACCGGTGTCACCAAGGCCGTGCTGGGCTCGCCCGGGGTCGCCGCGGCGATGCTGCGCGGCGGGGCCGGCGGGCTCGGCGACTCCCGGGTCCCGAACCTCGACCGGCTGGCCGGGCTGGGCGCGGTGCGCACGCTGATCCGCTCCCCCATGCTCAGCCAGGTGGGGCGGGTCGTCGTGGTCGCCGACGTCAGCCTGAACACCGAGGCCGTCGTGCTGGCCGCGCTCGACCGGGCGGCGTCCCTGCGGGGCCGGACGCACGGCGTCATCCTCATGATCGAGCTCGGTGACCTGCGCGAGGGCATCGCGGTCGACGACGCGCCCGCGGCGGTCCGGGCGGTGCTGGGGCACCCGTCGCTGCGGCTCGTCGAGCTCGGCGGCAACCTCGCCTGCCAGAACGGGATCGTGCCCGACGACCGCAACATGGGCGTCCTCTCCCGCCTCGTCGACGCCGCCGAGGCGCGGCACGGGATCCCGCTCGGCACCGTCTCCGGGGGCAACTCCGCGAACATCGGCTGGGCCCTCACCAGCGACGACGTCGGCCGCGTCGACGACCTGCGGCTCGGTGAGGCCGTCCTGCTCGGTGTCGACCCGCTGCACCGGACGCCGATCCCCGGCCTGCACACCGACGCGTTCACCCTGACCGCCGAGGTCATCGAGGTCGCGGTGAAACCGGCCCGCCCCTGGGGGGACCGGGCCCAGGCCGCCTTCGGCGAGGCCCCGGTCCGCACCGGCCGCGGCACCGTGCGCCAGGCCGTGCTGGCGCTGGGCCACCAGGACGTGGCGCTCGACGGCCTGCGGCCGCCCGCGGGCGTCACCGTCCTCGGGATGAGCAGCGACCACCTGGTCGTCGACCTGGGCGACCACGCCGTCTCCGTCGGCGACGAGATGGACTTCGGCGTCGCCTACGGCGCGCTCCTGCGGGCGACGACGTCGCCGTTCGTCACGACGGTCGAGCACCGCGCGAGCCCGGTGGGCTCGACCGCGCCGCGACCGTAG
- a CDS encoding FAD-binding oxidoreductase — translation MTALDERPLLLRDADALRAALVMLLPEGTVLTAPESREAYRHDEAEWAPSALPVAVVRPTTAEQVRDVVRLCVSHGAPVVARGAGTGLSGGANAVEGGVVLSLERMDAVIEVNTLERYAVVQPGVVNDDLRSAVAEVGLWYPPDPASSPWSTIGGNVATNAGGVCCVKYGVTRDYVLELQVVTGTGELVRVGRRTAKGVAGYDLVGLLVGSEGTLGIVTEVTVRLRPARPVEQTVVGYFDSLVAAGEAVAAVAAAGVVPSALELLDEQCLAAVDAWKNMGLRADAVAILLARVDAPGSAGDAEADAVLAAFEGAGASWAARSGDREEADALFAARRLAYPALERLGPVLTEDVCVPVGAVPAMLGRIEEIGRRCDVRVATIAHAGDGNLHPLLLTPPGDEAARERAQQAFAEIITAALDLGGTVTGEHGVGLLKREGLEAELDPAVTAMHRAVRRALDPHGILNPGKVVPAQA, via the coding sequence ATGACCGCCCTCGACGAGCGACCCCTCCTGCTCCGCGACGCGGACGCGCTGCGCGCCGCCCTGGTGATGCTGCTCCCCGAGGGCACGGTCCTCACCGCCCCCGAGTCGCGGGAGGCCTACCGGCACGACGAGGCCGAGTGGGCGCCGTCCGCCCTCCCCGTCGCGGTGGTGCGGCCGACCACCGCCGAGCAGGTCCGCGACGTGGTGCGGCTCTGCGTGTCCCACGGCGCGCCCGTCGTGGCCCGCGGGGCGGGCACCGGGCTGTCCGGCGGCGCCAACGCCGTCGAGGGCGGCGTGGTCCTCAGCCTGGAGCGGATGGACGCGGTGATCGAGGTGAACACCCTCGAGCGCTACGCGGTCGTGCAGCCGGGCGTGGTCAACGACGACCTGCGCTCGGCCGTCGCCGAGGTCGGCCTGTGGTACCCGCCGGACCCGGCCAGCTCACCATGGTCGACGATCGGCGGCAACGTGGCCACCAACGCGGGGGGCGTCTGCTGCGTGAAGTACGGCGTGACCCGCGACTACGTGCTCGAGCTGCAGGTCGTCACCGGCACCGGCGAGCTCGTGCGGGTCGGGCGGCGCACCGCCAAGGGCGTCGCGGGCTACGACCTGGTCGGCCTGCTCGTCGGGTCCGAGGGCACCCTCGGCATCGTCACCGAGGTCACCGTCCGGCTGCGCCCGGCCCGTCCCGTCGAGCAGACGGTCGTCGGCTACTTCGACTCGCTGGTGGCCGCGGGCGAGGCCGTCGCGGCCGTCGCCGCGGCGGGGGTGGTCCCCTCCGCGCTGGAGCTGCTCGACGAGCAGTGCCTCGCCGCGGTGGACGCGTGGAAGAACATGGGCCTGCGCGCCGACGCCGTCGCGATCCTGCTGGCCCGCGTCGACGCCCCGGGGTCGGCCGGGGACGCCGAGGCCGACGCGGTGCTCGCCGCGTTCGAGGGGGCCGGCGCGAGCTGGGCGGCCCGCTCCGGCGACCGGGAGGAGGCCGACGCGCTGTTCGCCGCGCGCCGCCTCGCCTACCCCGCGCTCGAACGCCTCGGCCCGGTGCTCACCGAGGACGTCTGCGTCCCGGTGGGCGCCGTCCCCGCGATGCTCGGGCGGATCGAGGAGATCGGGCGGCGCTGCGACGTCCGGGTGGCCACCATCGCCCACGCGGGGGACGGCAACCTGCACCCGCTGCTGCTCACCCCGCCCGGCGACGAGGCGGCCCGCGAGCGGGCGCAGCAGGCGTTCGCGGAGATCATCACCGCGGCGCTGGACCTCGGCGGGACCGTGACCGGCGAGCACGGCGTGGGCCTGCTCAAGCGCGAGGGGCTGGAGGCCGAGCTCGACCCGGCCGTCACCGCGATGCACCGCGCCGTGCGGCGGGCGCTCGACCCGCACGGGATCCTCAACCCGGGCAAGGTCGTCCCCGCGCAGGCGTAG
- a CDS encoding LLM class flavin-dependent oxidoreductase, producing MRLGATLANLAPGPPPPTAEWAKRLVGAGFESLWIHQVIGRGYLVPDPFVTLAVAATATEGVEVGTATVQIPLHHPADLAHKVLSLMAVCGDRLTLGVSPGSTEVDFATLDRDHAARFRTFRENLPRVRELITRGRDAHADLGPAPTRVPPLLLGSWGKNVERAAREFDGWLASGYRTTPDQIIAAHERFRAAGGGRAIVCAVPVDSDADLGPTGEALHRYAEAGFDDVVVVIAPGGPDPERVRALLDR from the coding sequence GTGAGGCTCGGCGCGACGCTCGCCAACCTGGCCCCCGGCCCGCCCCCGCCCACCGCGGAGTGGGCGAAGCGGCTCGTCGGCGCCGGGTTCGAGAGCCTGTGGATCCACCAGGTGATCGGCCGCGGGTACCTCGTCCCCGACCCGTTCGTCACCCTGGCGGTGGCCGCCACGGCCACCGAGGGCGTCGAGGTCGGCACGGCCACCGTGCAGATCCCGCTGCACCACCCCGCCGACCTCGCGCACAAGGTCCTCTCGCTGATGGCGGTGTGCGGCGACCGGCTGACCCTCGGCGTCAGCCCCGGGTCGACGGAGGTCGACTTCGCCACCCTGGACCGCGACCACGCCGCGCGGTTCCGCACCTTCCGGGAGAACCTGCCGCGGGTCCGCGAGCTGATCACCCGCGGCCGCGACGCCCACGCGGACCTCGGGCCCGCCCCGACCCGGGTCCCGCCCCTGCTGCTCGGTTCGTGGGGGAAGAACGTGGAGCGGGCCGCGCGCGAGTTCGACGGCTGGCTCGCCTCGGGCTACCGCACCACCCCCGACCAGATCATCGCCGCCCACGAGCGGTTCCGGGCCGCCGGGGGAGGGCGGGCGATCGTGTGCGCGGTCCCGGTCGACTCGGACGCCGACCTCGGCCCCACCGGCGAGGCGCTGCACCGCTACGCGGAGGCCGGCTTCGACGACGTCGTGGTGGTGATCGCGCCGGGAGGCCCGGACCCCGAACGGGTCCGGGCGCTGCTCGACCGCTGA
- a CDS encoding MFS transporter, with amino-acid sequence MTRAMPSPTAVPTPPDGGAKPSGLRGLSFGLLMVYVSILAINSGGLGILIPDLVSRIDEANKVGNLAIVSTVAFLANVFAQPIAGALSDATRSRFGRRTPWMVGGGLVAAGFMVGLPMAGSVVTVAIVWLAVQLGVNALQAAATALVPDRFPPARRGGVSGMVGLGITIGNAVGAIVAGSLAAQGALPYLVLAALMVVVVGTFVVTNRDSSSLTVVDAPRAPFSLAAFLTGFWVSPRRHPDFAWAFGSRFLMVIGFYGAQTYGLYILRDYVGLSDAESTAVAAQVGIVLLVGVLISALASGKLSDRVGRRKPFIVWSSVVMALALAIPLFVPTVTGVLVYSFLLGLGFGTYISIDLALMTEVLPARLAGEQSTAGRDLAVLGLATTLPQALSPSIAAGLVSVTGGYPAVFVSGIVFVLVGAIAVLPIRSVR; translated from the coding sequence ATGACCCGAGCGATGCCGTCGCCCACCGCCGTCCCGACACCTCCTGACGGAGGGGCGAAGCCGTCCGGCCTGCGCGGCCTGTCGTTCGGGCTGCTGATGGTCTACGTGTCCATCCTCGCCATCAACTCCGGCGGCCTCGGCATCCTGATCCCCGACCTGGTCAGCCGCATCGACGAGGCCAACAAGGTCGGCAACCTCGCGATCGTCTCCACCGTCGCGTTCCTCGCCAACGTCTTCGCCCAGCCCATCGCCGGGGCCCTCTCCGACGCCACGCGCTCGCGGTTCGGCCGCCGGACCCCGTGGATGGTCGGCGGCGGGCTCGTGGCCGCCGGCTTCATGGTCGGGCTGCCGATGGCGGGCTCGGTCGTCACCGTCGCGATCGTGTGGCTGGCCGTGCAGCTCGGCGTGAACGCCCTGCAGGCGGCGGCCACCGCGCTCGTCCCCGACCGCTTCCCGCCCGCCCGCCGCGGCGGCGTCTCCGGCATGGTCGGTCTCGGCATCACGATCGGCAACGCGGTCGGCGCGATCGTCGCGGGCTCCCTCGCCGCGCAGGGCGCGCTCCCCTACCTCGTGCTGGCCGCCCTCATGGTCGTGGTCGTCGGCACCTTCGTCGTGACGAACCGCGACTCCTCCAGCCTGACCGTCGTCGACGCCCCGCGGGCCCCGTTCTCGCTCGCCGCGTTCCTCACGGGCTTCTGGGTCTCGCCGCGCCGCCACCCCGACTTCGCCTGGGCCTTCGGGTCGCGTTTCCTCATGGTGATCGGCTTCTACGGCGCCCAGACCTACGGCCTCTACATCCTGCGCGACTACGTGGGCCTGTCCGACGCCGAGTCGACCGCCGTCGCCGCCCAGGTCGGCATCGTGCTGCTCGTCGGCGTCCTGATCTCCGCGCTCGCCAGCGGCAAGCTCTCCGACAGGGTCGGCCGGCGCAAGCCGTTCATCGTGTGGTCGTCGGTGGTCATGGCCCTCGCCCTGGCCATCCCGCTGTTCGTGCCGACCGTGACCGGCGTGCTGGTCTACAGCTTCCTGCTCGGCCTCGGCTTCGGCACCTACATCTCGATCGACCTCGCCCTGATGACCGAGGTGCTGCCCGCCAGGCTCGCCGGCGAGCAGAGCACCGCGGGTCGCGACCTGGCCGTGCTCGGCCTGGCCACCACGCTGCCGCAGGCGCTCAGCCCGTCGATCGCGGCCGGGCTGGTGAGCGTCACCGGCGGCTACCCGGCGGTGTTCGTCTCCGGGATCGTGTTCGTCCTCGTCGGCGCGATCGCCGTCCTGCCGATCAGGTCCGTCCGATGA
- a CDS encoding flavin-containing monooxygenase has translation MAGGSCRPPVEQREVVVVGSGFGGLAALIRLREQGHDVLAIEQADAIGGTWRDNSYPGAGCDVPSALYSYSFAPNPDWSARYAGQPEILDYLRRTADRHAATRSIRFGTRLLRGDWDEHTRRWRLETSTGPISARWLVAAGGTLHEPAWPDLPGLDTFRGAVFHSSRWDHGRDLRGRRVAVVGSGASALQFVPRIAPQVRRLVLLQRSAQWVLPRFDRSVTRVERRLYRRFPTAQRAVRLGVYLAAEAVALGVRHRWLRPPLTWLARHNLRRSVADPALRARLLPAEDIGCRRLLRSNTWYPTLVRPNVAVAGDVREVRPGSVVDGDGHEHPVDTLILATGFHAAEPPVFRLLHGADGTSLAERFAATGARAHLGTTVAGTPNLFLLAGPNSNVQTSSVTVLEAQVDHVAAALAAARDRGADRVEVRPEVARDGEHEVRRRLVDTVWATGCRAWYLDRRGRNTTNWPGTTTELRRRLRRFDVASYLYGRGAVEPTGLARCSTVVTNGDVVARRSAP, from the coding sequence GTGGCCGGCGGTAGCTGCCGCCCGCCCGTCGAGCAGCGCGAGGTCGTCGTCGTCGGGTCGGGGTTCGGCGGGCTCGCCGCGCTGATCCGGCTGCGGGAGCAGGGCCACGACGTCCTGGCGATCGAGCAGGCCGACGCGATCGGCGGGACCTGGCGCGACAACTCCTACCCCGGGGCGGGCTGCGACGTCCCGTCGGCGCTGTACTCCTACTCGTTCGCGCCCAACCCCGACTGGAGCGCCCGCTACGCCGGGCAGCCGGAGATCCTCGACTACCTGCGCCGCACCGCGGACCGCCACGCCGCGACCCGCAGCATCCGCTTCGGGACCCGGCTGCTGCGCGGGGACTGGGACGAGCACACCCGGCGGTGGCGGCTGGAGACCTCGACCGGACCGATCTCGGCGCGCTGGCTCGTCGCCGCGGGCGGGACGCTGCACGAGCCGGCCTGGCCCGACCTCCCCGGCCTCGACACGTTCCGGGGCGCGGTGTTCCACAGTTCGCGCTGGGACCACGGCCGCGACCTGCGCGGCCGCCGGGTGGCCGTCGTCGGGAGCGGGGCGTCGGCGCTGCAGTTCGTCCCGCGGATCGCCCCGCAGGTCCGTCGCCTGGTGCTGCTGCAGCGCAGCGCCCAGTGGGTGCTGCCGCGGTTCGACCGGTCCGTCACCCGCGTCGAGCGCCGGCTGTACCGGCGGTTCCCGACGGCCCAGCGGGCGGTGCGGCTGGGCGTCTACCTCGCGGCCGAGGCGGTCGCGCTCGGGGTCCGGCACCGGTGGCTGCGCCCGCCGCTGACCTGGCTGGCCCGGCACAACCTGCGGCGCTCGGTCGCCGACCCGGCCCTGCGGGCCCGGCTGCTGCCCGCGGAGGACATCGGCTGCCGGCGGCTCCTGCGGTCCAACACCTGGTACCCCACGCTGGTCCGGCCGAACGTCGCGGTCGCGGGGGACGTCCGCGAGGTCCGGCCGGGATCGGTCGTCGACGGCGACGGCCACGAGCACCCGGTCGACACCCTGATCCTCGCCACCGGGTTCCACGCCGCCGAGCCGCCGGTCTTCCGGCTGCTGCACGGGGCCGACGGCACGTCGCTGGCCGAGCGCTTCGCGGCCACCGGCGCGCGGGCGCACCTGGGCACGACCGTGGCGGGCACGCCCAACCTGTTCCTGCTGGCCGGGCCCAACTCGAACGTCCAGACCTCGTCGGTGACGGTGCTGGAGGCGCAGGTCGACCACGTCGCCGCTGCGCTCGCGGCCGCCCGTGACCGCGGCGCCGACCGGGTCGAGGTGCGCCCGGAGGTGGCGCGCGACGGGGAGCACGAGGTCCGGCGGCGGCTCGTCGACACGGTGTGGGCGACGGGCTGCCGGGCCTGGTACCTCGACCGCCGCGGCCGCAACACCACCAACTGGCCGGGGACGACCACCGAGCTGCGGCGCCGGCTGCGGCGGTTCGACGTCGCGAGCTACCTCTACGGTCGCGGCGCGGTCGAGCCCACCGGGCTCGCGCGGTGCTCGACCGTCGTGACGAACGGCGACGTCGTCGCCCGCAGGAGCGCGCCGTAG
- a CDS encoding DUF1611 domain-containing protein, translating into MSSLSRPAVPFAPPTGSTAVVYCEGQFGEQDGKTANGLVRHSEKYEVLSVIDSVRAGVDSGQFLDGTANGIPVLASLAESVAHAGRVPDHLICGLAPADGLLSDEQRIVLLDGIARGMHIVNGLHEFLNDDAEFVAAAVIAGVTITDVRRPKAKRDLHLFSGRIFDVTCPRIAVLGTDGAIGKRTTATLLVQALTARGIRAVMVGTGQTTLIQGGKYGVALDALVPQFCSGEVEHQVVAAFEGEDPDVIVVEGQGALSHPAYLTSAHILRGSRPDAVIVQHAPKRRVLGDFPMMPMPTAASEIALIEAFAATRVIGVTINHEGMTAAELADAIADHRSRLGLPVTDPLTRPASELVDMVLAAFPALAATADTTTSV; encoded by the coding sequence ATGTCGTCGCTCTCCCGCCCTGCGGTCCCGTTCGCGCCGCCCACCGGCTCCACCGCCGTCGTCTACTGCGAGGGCCAGTTCGGCGAGCAGGACGGCAAGACCGCCAACGGGCTGGTCCGGCACTCGGAGAAGTACGAGGTCCTCAGCGTCATCGACAGCGTCCGGGCCGGCGTCGACTCCGGGCAGTTCCTCGACGGCACGGCGAACGGCATCCCGGTGCTGGCCTCGCTCGCCGAGTCCGTCGCGCACGCCGGACGGGTGCCCGACCACCTGATCTGCGGCCTGGCCCCGGCCGACGGCCTGCTGTCGGACGAGCAGCGGATCGTGCTGCTCGACGGCATCGCCCGCGGGATGCACATCGTCAACGGCCTGCACGAGTTCCTCAACGACGACGCCGAGTTCGTGGCGGCCGCGGTGATCGCCGGCGTCACCATCACCGACGTCCGCAGGCCGAAGGCCAAGCGCGACCTGCACCTGTTCTCCGGCCGGATCTTCGACGTGACGTGCCCGCGGATCGCGGTCCTCGGCACCGACGGCGCGATCGGGAAGCGCACCACCGCCACCCTCCTGGTGCAGGCGCTCACCGCACGCGGCATCCGGGCGGTCATGGTCGGCACCGGCCAGACCACCCTGATCCAGGGCGGGAAGTACGGCGTCGCGCTGGACGCGCTGGTGCCCCAGTTCTGCTCGGGCGAGGTCGAGCACCAGGTCGTCGCCGCGTTCGAGGGCGAGGACCCGGACGTGATCGTCGTCGAGGGCCAGGGCGCGCTGAGCCACCCCGCCTACCTGACGTCCGCGCACATCCTGCGCGGCAGCCGCCCGGACGCCGTGATCGTCCAGCACGCGCCGAAGCGCCGGGTGCTCGGCGACTTCCCGATGATGCCGATGCCGACGGCGGCGAGCGAGATCGCGCTGATCGAGGCGTTCGCCGCCACCCGCGTCATCGGGGTCACGATCAACCACGAGGGGATGACCGCGGCCGAGCTGGCCGACGCGATCGCGGACCACCGCAGCCGCCTCGGGCTCCCGGTCACCGACCCGCTGACGCGCCCGGCGTCGGAGCTGGTCGACATGGTGCTGGCGGCCTTCCCCGCCCTCGCGGCGACGGCCGACACCACGACCTCCGTGTGA
- a CDS encoding DoxX family protein, with product MTGPIDRVLRTGLHHRMPRPAAVVRVVAGILFVVFGVPKFTDHARWVADFGTYGLPESSLLVYGTGLVEVLGGLALVAGIGVRVVAAVLALVMAGAVIGGGIVGGNPASLTLAPLLLVAALFVLWSAGSATGPERRRGRR from the coding sequence ATGACCGGCCCGATCGACCGGGTGCTCCGCACCGGGCTGCACCACCGGATGCCGCGTCCCGCGGCGGTCGTCCGGGTGGTCGCGGGGATCCTGTTCGTGGTGTTCGGCGTCCCGAAGTTCACCGACCACGCCCGCTGGGTGGCCGACTTCGGCACCTACGGCCTGCCCGAGTCGAGCCTGCTCGTGTACGGGACCGGGCTGGTCGAGGTGCTCGGCGGGCTGGCCCTCGTGGCCGGGATCGGCGTCCGGGTGGTCGCGGCGGTGCTGGCCCTGGTCATGGCCGGGGCGGTGATCGGCGGCGGGATCGTCGGGGGCAACCCCGCCTCGCTGACGCTGGCCCCGCTCCTGCTGGTCGCGGCGCTGTTCGTGCTGTGGTCCGCGGGCTCCGCCACCGGACCCGAGCGGCGGCGTGGCCGGCGGTAG